A stretch of DNA from Desulfosarcina ovata subsp. ovata:
ATGCGACTGGCTGGCCCGCACCGGGGTGAAGGCAGATCCGGACGAAATTGTCATCACCTGCGGGGCCCAGCACGGCACGCTGGTGACGCTCATGGCCGTTACCCGCCCGGGAGATCTTCTGCTCACCGAATCCCTGACCTATGCCCCGGTTTGCGCCATCGCTCAAAGCCTTGGCCTTAGGGTTCATCCCGTGGCCATGGACGGGAACGGATTACTTCCCAAATCTTTGGAAACCGTCTGCCGCAGCCGGAAAGCCCGTGCCCTCTACCTGACCCCCACCCTTCAAACACCGACCACGGTGACCCTGGATGAGGACCGGCGCCAGACCCTTGTCCAGATTGCAGAAAAGCATAACCTGATCATTATCGAAGACGACGTTTACGGCCTGCTCCGGCCGGAGGGCCCAACTCGCCTTTCTGCCCTGGCCTCGGATCGCACCATTTATATCAGCAGTTGCTCCAAGGGCTTGGCCCCTGGGCTGCGGGTGGCATTCCTGCGGGCACCAAAGGATCTGATGCCTGCCCTGCGCCGGGCCGTGACCCTAAGCTGCTGGATGCCCCCACCCCTGATGGTTGAGGTCGCCTACCGCTGGATCGCCGACGGCACGGCCGATAAGCTGATTCGGGACCAGCAGGTCGAGGCAACCCAGCGCCAGACCATGGCCAAGACCATCCTGGCCGGACAAACCATGTCCGCTGATCTCCAGGGTTTTCATATCTGGCTCACCCTGCCATCCGCCTGGCGGACGGAAGGCTTTTGTTCAGCGGCGCAAAGCCAGGGCGTTCTGGTGACGAACGGGGGTGCATTTGCAGTGGGGGGACGGACACAACCCAATGCGGTCCGCATTAGCCTGGGATGTGAGCCTTCCCGGGAGCGGTTGGAACAGGGGCTTAAACTTCTGGCGGGGCTTCTGACCGCCCCCGGGTCGGGGCGGTCTTTGGTAATCTGATCCCAGGTTCATGAAGATAAATGACAGCGGCGGAAAAGGAAAGGTATCTAAAATGAAAAAAAAGAAAATCCCCCAAATTTAAAAATGAAGCCGAAGAGCGTCTTTTTTGGCAACATAATGACGCTTCTGACTATATTGACTGGTCCGACGCCGAAGATGTTGTTTTTTCACGGTTAAAACCTTCAACGCGTACAATTTCCATCCGACTTCCGGAATCAATGATCGAAGAATTGAAATTACTGGCGAATAAGCGTGATGTCCCCTACCAGTCTCTATTGAAGATTTTTCTGTCTGAAAGAATCGACTCCGAATTACACCATATCTGAAATACCGGAATGCCTCCGAGCAAAAAAAGTCGCCTGGAAACGGGCCAAGTTTATGGGAGAAAAGCTAAAGATCGTTTCCTAAGATCGAGGCCAGTCGATTTCCTTAAACCGCCATTTTCGACCTTAAAAACATCGGTTTAAGACCAAAAAACGGCTCTGTTTTTGGTCTTACATCGCGCCAATTAAGCATCCTGCTTGGGCGACCCCAGTTTTCATACAGTTTTCCGCCAGTTTTCACCAGTTTTCATTCTCAGGTTTAATAGCGAGACTCTCTACAGCTCGGTGGATCTGGAATCGAATTTCCGAATTGGTCGCTTCATTGGGCATAGCCGCCTGGTTACACTGCCTGAACTGATATTTGTACATTCTAATGACGACTGTTTCTTTTAAGCCAATACATTCTTGAATCGATAGCATTTATTGCACCAGTTCGGTTCTTGTTTGAAAACTCGTGTTTACGAACATCTTCAAGTATAACGAGATCGTGTACACCTTTCAGTTGCTTTCGAATTTGTGGAACAGTTAGTGCGTCTATATCAAAAGGGGAGACTGGCACACTGCCTACCATTTCCTTATATACAGTGGCAAGATCGTGTGCCCCTTCCACTGGCAATTGAAATAGGAGACGTTTCCATGGTATTTCTGTGCCGATCTCAATGCTTCTACGAGCAATTCCATCTAACAGCTTATACTGTGCATTCGTTGCTGTTTGCCTCAATTGTTCCCTTAAAATTGGCCGATCCTGACCAAGAAAGCCGTATGCTGCTAAGAGAGAGCTAAGGCCGGTTATAAGGCAAGCATCGCGGATCGCTTCAGCAGTGCCCTCCAAGTCGCCGAACTGAACTCGGTGAATCCCAACTTCCAACGGAATCAGAATGGATTGCACAAGTTCAGTCCTCAGACGCTCGTCAACGTCCTGGTGGACAAGAAGATTCTCGAGGACTTTCACGTGAGCCTGTACATCGCGGACCGATTCACGAAGATTCTCAGTCTTAAGCGCAATGACGATTTCTTTTGTTTGACTTTGTAACATGTCGGATAATTGTAGTATTGCATTGTTGATTGCTCCACGGAGGAATTCCCTATCCGATAGCCGGTCCTTCTTGATGTGCATGACAAGAGAAGTCTCAATCCCATCCGTTTTGTCAGTACGCTTGATTAGAGCGGCAGTAATGCTACCTGCAG
This window harbors:
- a CDS encoding PLP-dependent aminotransferase family protein encodes the protein MAIYTPKLSGRAGPKYRQIVDAITDDISAGTLAPGTRLPPHRILAYELGISPNTTARAYAECAERGLLHGEVGRGTYVRLARSPAAGKDLADLSRPGSGPIDLSRNLPFPSVSGRYLSRTLAELSGSPELSAFLDHQSEKGLVHHLHGGCDWLARTGVKADPDEIVITCGAQHGTLVTLMAVTRPGDLLLTESLTYAPVCAIAQSLGLRVHPVAMDGNGLLPKSLETVCRSRKARALYLTPTLQTPTTVTLDEDRRQTLVQIAEKHNLIIIEDDVYGLLRPEGPTRLSALASDRTIYISSCSKGLAPGLRVAFLRAPKDLMPALRRAVTLSCWMPPPLMVEVAYRWIADGTADKLIRDQQVEATQRQTMAKTILAGQTMSADLQGFHIWLTLPSAWRTEGFCSAAQSQGVLVTNGGAFAVGGRTQPNAVRISLGCEPSRERLEQGLKLLAGLLTAPGSGRSLVI